The Haloarcula sp. CBA1127 genomic interval TATCGTCTGATTCAGGCTGGCCGCCGTCGGTCTGGGGCTCGCCCCCGTCGGCCGCGGCCGGCGGTTCTCGCTCTGCTTCGAGCTGCTGTTCCCAGCGGATGCGCAGGACGTTTCCGTACATCGACAGCACGAGCCCGACACCGAGGACGACCATTCCGACGTTGATACCGATAGTCAACAGGATGCTCGACGGACCGCCGCCGATGGCGAGTTCGCGGGGCACCGGATAGCCCTCGTCGAAGATGCTCCCAATGAGCACGGAGACGATGCCGATGACGGTCATCGCGCCGAATATCGTCGAGACAGTTCGCCAGGACGGGGACAGCGAGAGGCGTTCGATTCCCGTGGTGTCCGGCTCCTCATCGTCGTCGCCGTGGTGCTCAGGCACCATGCTTCGGGGAATGAACGCTTTCGTCTCGACGGGATAGAAGGCGGGGTGCATCCCGTGCTCGAAGATGTGGAACATGACTCCCATCAGCATGATGACGCCCAGCAGGCCGTGGAACGTGACGAAGGCCATCGCGGCCGCCTTGGTCTGGAACATCGCGGCGAGGCCGGTTTTGCTCCAGATGAGCAGCCCCGAAATCGCAAGCAGGGTCAGCTCGATGGAGAAAATCGCCACGACACCTTTGCCGATGTAGGACAGTAGCGGGACCTCGTCGGCCTTGTAGCCGGCGAACTGCCGCGCGCTCGGGTGTCGTTCGTCGGCTCGACCGAGCACGAACTGGATATCCTGAATGAACGCGTCGACGTCGTCTTTCGCCGGGAGGATTTTCGAGAAGTTGCTCCGGCCGGTCGAGGAGATAAGCTGGAGCGTAATCCAGAAGATGACGAGTGCAACCAGCCCGATGCCGGTGATGCGGTGGATCGCCGTCACGCCTGAAGCCCCACCCATCAGCGTCAGCATCCACCACAGTTCGTCGTTGAACATGATGGCGTAGCCGGTGAAAAACAGCAGGAACACGTCCAGCCCTAGCAGTGAGTGAAACAGGGTCGTCACGCGCGTGAACTTCCCGTGGTCGAGATTGCTCATGCGCCGTCACCTCCCTGTCCATCGCCGCGGGCCGGCGAACCACCGTCGGCCGCGACGGCCTCGCTGGTTTCCTCACCCGGCTCCCGCATCTTGCCTGCCAGACGCTGGAACGCCGCCCAGTGGATGAACACCATCACGAGGATGAACGCGCCGAGGATGACATCGGCCGCGTGGATGAGCGCGATGAGGAAATCGAGCGCGGGGATGGTGTTGCCGAACACCCAGTCCGCGCCGATACCGCCGCCCTCGACGCTCGGGTTGACCCGGTACAGCGATTCATAGCCGAGTCTGAATCCCTGTGCCCAGAACAGCGCCAGCGCCGCGACAGCGAGGCCGGCGACCGCGCTGATGAGCACCGAGACGCGGCTGTAGCCGTTCACCTCCGGGAGGTCTTCTGTGTTCGTCATTGGAACTCACTGGCGTCCTCGCCAAAGATGATGTCCATAGCCACGTCGTTGAAGAACGTGCCGCTGTCCCTGTTGTCCAGTTCGTCCGATATCTGGGCTGGCGTCCCGACCAGGATGGCGTCGGTGGCACACTCCTCGGCGCAGGCCGGCCCTTTGCCGACATCCTGACGCTCCTCACACATGGTACACTTGTCCATGTTGCCACCGCTGCCGACGAGATTGGCAACTCCCTCGTCCTCGCTGGGGAACTGCGGCGCGCCGAACGGACACGCCGAGAGGCAGTACTGGCAGCCGATACAGAGGTCGTCACGAACCCGCACAAACCCATTCTCCTTCGAGATGAGCGAGTCGGTCGGGCACACCGAGACGCACGGCGCGTTCGAACAGTGATAGCACTGCATCGGCACCGCGGTTTCACCGGGCGACTCGCCCTGCCCCATCGCCTGGCCGCTGCTGGCGTTGAGCCCCGATGCGGCTTCTTGGCCTTCGAGCATCGTCGCAATACTGATTCGCTGTTCGTCCCGTGGGACGTCCCACGTACGCTTACAGGAGACAACACAGCCACCACAGTCGATACACGCCTCAACATCCGGGAAGATGCGCGCATCCTCGCCGGTACTCATCACGCCGTCGTGCATCACTTCATTGCCTGTTGACATACTAGCTCACCTCATTGCACCGTCGAGTTGTCACGGACATCGAAGTCCTTCTGTGTCCCGACGTCGTTCACGTCCTGCGGGAAGTCGAACTCAAGGTCCACGTCAATGTTATACCGGTCCAGTACCTCCGGCGTCGCCGGGTTGACCGCGACCATCGATACTTTCGTCTCCTGCATCTGGGTTTCAACGTCATAGCCGCGAGACGTGATGGCGTTCGCTGAGTCCCCGATAGCGTAGGGAACGTGCCCATCAGGGTACTTGTCCTCCAGACTCTCGCCTTTGAACACGCCGCCCCAGTGGTACGGCAGGAACACTTCCCGGTCGTTCGGCCGGTCCGTCACGCGGGCTTTCACCAGCACGGAACCGCGGTCCGTCGAGGAGATGACGACGAGGTCGCCGCCGTCAATGCCGAGTTCTTCCGCTTTGTTCGGCGTTATCTCAGCGTACATATGCGGCTGGAGGTCGGCGGTGTGGATGTTGTTCCGCGTCTCCGCACCACCGCCCTGATGTTCGACCTG includes:
- a CDS encoding cytochrome b/b6 domain-containing protein; amino-acid sequence: MSNLDHGKFTRVTTLFHSLLGLDVFLLFFTGYAIMFNDELWWMLTLMGGASGVTAIHRITGIGLVALVIFWITLQLISSTGRSNFSKILPAKDDVDAFIQDIQFVLGRADERHPSARQFAGYKADEVPLLSYIGKGVVAIFSIELTLLAISGLLIWSKTGLAAMFQTKAAAMAFVTFHGLLGVIMLMGVMFHIFEHGMHPAFYPVETKAFIPRSMVPEHHGDDDEEPDTTGIERLSLSPSWRTVSTIFGAMTVIGIVSVLIGSIFDEGYPVPRELAIGGGPSSILLTIGINVGMVVLGVGLVLSMYGNVLRIRWEQQLEAEREPPAAADGGEPQTDGGQPESDDSEN
- a CDS encoding 4Fe-4S dicluster domain-containing protein, which codes for MSTGNEVMHDGVMSTGEDARIFPDVEACIDCGGCVVSCKRTWDVPRDEQRISIATMLEGQEAASGLNASSGQAMGQGESPGETAVPMQCYHCSNAPCVSVCPTDSLISKENGFVRVRDDLCIGCQYCLSACPFGAPQFPSEDEGVANLVGSGGNMDKCTMCEERQDVGKGPACAEECATDAILVGTPAQISDELDNRDSGTFFNDVAMDIIFGEDASEFQ